A region from the Chitinophaga sp. Cy-1792 genome encodes:
- a CDS encoding DNA adenine methylase → MNNTPLRYPGGKTLMSSFIKDVLNCNGMTGSLYAEPYAGGAGAAINLLLEGSVDRIAINDASIGIYSFWQYIISDTKRFIKKIGETPINLEQWQIQRQIFKKSEAPSFELAFATFFLSRTNRSGILAAGPIGGQSPEGQEKANYKIDCRFNKDFLIEKINCISKFSNKIAVSNLDALAFLKKIKTTNALVYLDPPYYKQGKALYLDYYKHESHVELSNYLKKNQMYKWILSYDNVQEVRELYSEFNLYSFDLCYTAHEVKNGSELLTHSMDLIMPFPLVIGRPRSSDINIVSI, encoded by the coding sequence ATGAATAATACACCTCTTAGATACCCAGGAGGCAAAACCTTAATGTCTTCCTTTATAAAGGATGTACTGAATTGCAACGGCATGACTGGCAGCCTATACGCTGAACCATATGCGGGAGGTGCTGGGGCTGCTATAAATTTGTTACTTGAAGGATCGGTGGATCGAATCGCAATTAATGATGCTTCTATAGGTATTTATTCATTCTGGCAATATATTATATCTGATACCAAACGGTTTATAAAGAAAATTGGAGAAACTCCCATTAACTTAGAGCAGTGGCAAATACAACGGCAGATTTTCAAAAAATCAGAAGCACCTTCTTTTGAATTAGCATTTGCAACGTTTTTCCTTTCTCGAACTAATAGATCGGGTATTCTAGCAGCGGGGCCAATTGGAGGACAAAGTCCTGAAGGGCAAGAAAAAGCAAATTATAAAATTGATTGTCGATTTAACAAAGATTTCCTAATTGAAAAGATTAATTGTATCAGTAAGTTCAGCAATAAAATCGCTGTTTCAAATTTAGACGCATTGGCCTTTTTAAAAAAAATTAAGACTACAAATGCTTTAGTTTATTTAGATCCTCCTTATTACAAGCAGGGAAAGGCATTGTATCTAGATTATTATAAACATGAAAGTCATGTTGAGCTTTCGAACTATCTAAAGAAGAATCAAATGTATAAATGGATTTTATCATATGATAACGTTCAAGAAGTTAGGGAACTCTATTCTGAGTTCAACCTTTATAGCTTTGACCTTTGTTATACTGCCCACGAAGTCAAAAATGGCAGTGAATTACTGACGCATTCCATGGATTTAATCATGCCGTTCCCATTAGTTATTGGTAGGCCAAGAAGCAGTGATATTAATATAGTTTCCATATAG
- a CDS encoding S41 family peptidase, with protein MYKKLLFFFCMLHIHPPLYSQHCDCSTNLNYLITSVTKNYAGYEDKITAQVKPSFEKFTDSLRNKAKNTTDKDCYKLLKSWLAYFNDRHLAIVFNDSIDHHNFIRSVFSDEPSIALDKITLEKRFRENAGKHTLEGIWKIENSLYEVAIIKRNTKEYLGVITTADSVFWVPGQIKFELRAKGNGRYHVIFRKRDHSKEESDMAIDPSATTLLMAGATWKKMSPDGNTTLNNENKGEDEGIYFKSLSKETNILRISSFALPNKKIIDSLIEKNFTALTNTPNLIVDIRGNIGGFSVSYAQLLPLLYTNPIITKNVSIRITDENIALYEELLKVPEYPVKEKEDIKILLEQMKSKKTGYVEEPDEEYKQEKVYTYPKKIAMVVDSGSASASEILILMAKQSKKVTLFGGTTLGAVDYTELVAARKQYCPHYLLWCPTGKSKRLPDYPIDNIGIKPDIKINNTENDWISFVRNYLEKKN; from the coding sequence ATGTATAAAAAGCTGCTTTTCTTTTTTTGCATGTTGCATATTCATCCCCCTTTATATTCCCAGCACTGTGACTGTAGTACCAACCTTAATTATCTGATAACCAGCGTAACAAAAAACTATGCAGGTTATGAAGATAAGATAACAGCGCAGGTAAAGCCATCATTTGAGAAGTTTACAGATAGCTTGCGTAATAAAGCTAAAAACACTACTGATAAGGATTGCTATAAACTACTTAAAAGCTGGCTGGCCTATTTTAACGATCGACATCTCGCGATAGTATTCAATGATAGTATAGACCACCACAACTTTATCAGATCGGTATTTTCAGATGAGCCCAGCATCGCGCTGGACAAAATCACCCTGGAAAAACGTTTCAGGGAAAATGCAGGAAAGCATACGTTGGAAGGCATTTGGAAAATAGAGAATTCCCTGTATGAAGTAGCCATTATTAAACGTAATACGAAGGAATATTTGGGTGTCATTACCACAGCGGATAGCGTTTTCTGGGTACCAGGTCAAATTAAATTTGAGTTGCGGGCAAAAGGAAATGGCAGGTACCATGTCATTTTCAGAAAACGAGACCACAGTAAAGAGGAATCTGATATGGCAATCGATCCATCTGCCACTACACTTTTAATGGCTGGTGCTACCTGGAAAAAAATGTCCCCGGATGGGAATACTACCCTCAATAATGAAAACAAGGGTGAAGACGAAGGCATTTATTTTAAATCACTCAGTAAAGAAACCAACATATTACGGATTTCTTCCTTCGCGCTTCCTAATAAAAAAATCATTGACAGTCTGATAGAAAAGAACTTTACCGCGTTGACCAATACTCCTAACCTGATAGTAGACATACGTGGAAACATAGGAGGATTTAGTGTATCATATGCTCAGCTGCTACCCCTCCTCTATACCAACCCCATAATCACAAAAAATGTAAGTATCCGGATTACGGATGAAAACATTGCACTTTATGAAGAATTGTTAAAAGTGCCTGAGTATCCAGTCAAAGAAAAGGAAGACATCAAAATACTTCTGGAGCAAATGAAAAGCAAAAAAACTGGATATGTGGAGGAACCCGATGAAGAATATAAGCAGGAAAAAGTATACACCTATCCTAAGAAGATTGCAATGGTAGTAGACAGCGGAAGTGCGAGTGCTTCCGAAATACTTATACTAATGGCTAAGCAGAGTAAAAAAGTAACACTATTTGGTGGCACTACCCTGGGTGCTGTGGATTATACAGAATTGGTGGCTGCGAGGAAACAATATTGTCCTCACTATCTTCTCTGGTGCCCAACCGGAAAGAGTAAGCGTTTACCCGATTATCCAATAGATAATATCGGTATAAAACCAGATATAAAGATTAATAATACAGAAAATGACTGGATTTCATTTGTCCGTAATTATCTGGAAAAAAAAAATTAA
- a CDS encoding alpha/beta hydrolase, which yields MKRHFGNIIVCAFFILLIPHGLAAQTDPVFKPISADIIKLTSKVLGEDRKIYVYTPPADTSKPDKHYPVMYVLDGDNHFSLVAEYCRYLSRRDVNVVPEMIIVGIPNTNRTRDLTPTNSIFDYDGNPDTTVNSRYKSSGGGNNFLQFIGTELIPHIDAHYKTQSFKILAGHSFGGITTVNCLLTQPDMFAAYIAISPSFWWDRRYLLNLAAEKLNNDRVKNKIIFYSDANEGMSNGKSAFHDDVIKFDSIITQRKIAGLDHKYICYPEETHMTAPVKAYYDALRFIFRKWDLQP from the coding sequence ATGAAACGTCACTTTGGAAATATCATCGTTTGTGCTTTTTTTATCCTGTTAATCCCCCATGGGCTGGCGGCTCAAACCGATCCTGTTTTTAAACCCATATCTGCTGATATAATCAAACTGACGTCTAAAGTATTAGGGGAAGACAGGAAAATTTACGTCTATACACCACCGGCAGACACCTCAAAGCCCGATAAGCATTACCCGGTAATGTATGTACTGGATGGAGATAATCACTTTAGCCTGGTGGCAGAATACTGTCGGTATCTTAGCCGCCGGGATGTAAATGTTGTACCTGAAATGATCATTGTTGGTATACCAAATACCAACCGGACAAGAGACCTCACGCCCACCAACAGTATTTTTGATTATGATGGGAACCCTGATACCACTGTAAATTCACGGTATAAGTCGAGCGGCGGTGGCAATAATTTCCTGCAGTTCATTGGTACTGAACTGATTCCACATATTGATGCACACTACAAAACACAATCTTTTAAAATTCTTGCGGGGCATTCATTCGGCGGTATTACCACGGTCAATTGCCTGCTGACACAACCGGATATGTTTGCCGCTTATATAGCCATCAGTCCATCCTTCTGGTGGGACAGAAGATATTTATTGAACCTTGCAGCGGAAAAACTAAACAATGACCGGGTTAAAAACAAAATCATCTTTTACAGTGATGCCAATGAAGGTATGTCAAACGGAAAATCTGCCTTCCATGATGATGTTATAAAATTCGATTCCATCATAACCCAGCGAAAGATAGCGGGCTTAGACCATAAGTATATTTGCTATCCTGAAGAGACACATATGACAGCGCCGGTGAAAGCTTATTATGATGCTTTGCGGTTTATTTTTAGAAAATGGGACCTTCAGCCCTAG
- a CDS encoding DJ-1/PfpI family protein, whose amino-acid sequence MKKVKNRNVTVLILLMIGTVVTWFLYACAPVREFMHFKTYKGEPPVTIKQVKYDTTKKTVVIIADNNGTEIFDLMAPYYLFSATEKINVFVVAEKKIPVVLQKGIFLLPHFSFEELDVAGISPDVIVVPNLSAMDARHQNPVIVNWIRAHYRDTTIMLSVCDGALTAAATGIYDGKLLTTHASDYTRIRKQYTKPQWVNNISVTRCGRLYSTAGVSNATDGALAIIDTIFGRREMLRVSGLIHYKFSSEQTAHNSVPVGFGDKLVIGKKVLFGKNRKVGVLLQDGANELELAAVIDTYSRTFPKSVESVTLAEPFITTGYGLTLLPTANLTDFHPDELHVLYPDKLPENKQLPDVSIVVNYKRQLPVYIIDDCLNRIQLQYGTRYTEMVKRMLDYN is encoded by the coding sequence ATGAAAAAAGTGAAAAATAGAAATGTAACAGTTTTAATACTGTTGATGATCGGGACGGTCGTGACCTGGTTTTTATATGCCTGTGCTCCTGTGCGGGAATTTATGCACTTTAAAACATATAAGGGAGAACCTCCTGTTACCATCAAACAAGTGAAGTACGATACCACAAAGAAAACAGTGGTAATTATTGCAGATAATAATGGGACTGAAATCTTTGACCTGATGGCGCCTTATTACTTATTTAGTGCTACTGAAAAGATAAATGTATTTGTCGTTGCGGAAAAGAAAATTCCTGTTGTTTTGCAGAAAGGAATTTTCCTTTTGCCTCATTTCTCCTTTGAAGAGCTGGATGTTGCCGGCATTTCACCAGATGTGATCGTCGTACCTAACCTGTCAGCCATGGATGCCCGCCACCAGAATCCGGTCATTGTCAATTGGATCAGGGCGCATTATCGTGATACTACTATCATGCTTTCTGTTTGTGATGGTGCATTAACAGCTGCTGCAACAGGTATTTATGATGGTAAGTTGCTTACTACACACGCTTCTGATTATACACGCATCCGGAAACAATATACTAAGCCCCAATGGGTAAATAATATCAGTGTTACACGCTGTGGGAGGCTATATAGCACCGCCGGTGTTTCAAATGCCACTGATGGAGCACTTGCTATCATTGATACCATTTTCGGGCGACGGGAAATGTTGCGGGTAAGCGGATTAATTCACTACAAATTTTCTTCGGAACAAACTGCACATAATAGTGTACCTGTAGGTTTCGGTGATAAGTTAGTGATAGGAAAGAAAGTATTGTTTGGGAAAAACAGGAAGGTAGGTGTGTTGTTGCAGGATGGCGCTAATGAATTGGAACTGGCTGCTGTGATAGATACTTATAGCCGTACTTTTCCTAAGTCGGTGGAAAGTGTAACATTGGCGGAACCGTTTATTACTACGGGTTATGGTTTAACACTATTGCCTACCGCTAACCTGACTGATTTTCACCCGGATGAATTACATGTTCTATACCCGGATAAGCTTCCCGAAAACAAGCAGTTACCAGATGTGTCAATAGTGGTAAATTATAAAAGGCAGCTACCTGTATATATTATAGATGATTGTCTGAATAGAATTCAGTTACAATATGGGACACGATATACGGAAATGGTAAAACGAATGCTAGACTATAACTAA
- a CDS encoding retropepsin-like aspartic protease codes for MRYTFSFIFLLVSATASFAQRVTFNKGGTSSKNYYEEISYEYTNGVMFVTPEINGIKRKFLFDTGAPLQITDELYNELKPEIINHTEITDATGNKDRLNIVAIANLKLNNLSFTGVPALVTGSSMYKCWQVDGVIGSNLLRNCIVQIIPAKHLIILTDDETKLSLNKKMQTTLETGEPQSYPFFMVQLTEKETLKIGFDTGMSDFLRLTAAHAKRLEKDGIIEKISSGYGINRMSLLGLAVPDSLFRMKVSRLGIAGCNFTNIIAETGNGRNTRVGSKLLDYGTVTIDFIHHYFYFEPTTDHTDRSEKLLPLRPIIADNKLVAGMVWGTLKDEVKTGDQIMSIDGEPCETMDFCAWLNDKADWFMKKQTATLTIKEAQGNLKKISLSRE; via the coding sequence ATGAGATATACGTTTAGTTTTATCTTCTTGCTGGTATCTGCTACGGCAAGTTTTGCACAGCGTGTTACCTTTAATAAAGGAGGAACCAGCAGCAAAAACTATTACGAAGAAATTTCATATGAATACACGAATGGGGTCATGTTTGTTACACCCGAGATCAACGGAATAAAACGAAAATTCCTTTTCGACACGGGCGCGCCTTTACAGATCACGGATGAACTGTATAATGAGTTAAAACCGGAGATAATAAATCATACAGAAATAACGGATGCCACAGGAAACAAGGACCGGTTAAACATTGTAGCGATCGCCAATCTTAAATTGAATAATCTTTCTTTCACAGGGGTACCGGCTTTGGTTACAGGTAGCAGTATGTACAAATGCTGGCAGGTAGATGGTGTTATCGGCAGTAATTTACTACGTAATTGTATTGTACAAATCATACCAGCTAAACACCTTATCATTCTAACGGACGACGAAACAAAACTCTCTCTTAACAAAAAAATGCAAACGACGCTTGAAACCGGGGAACCACAGAGTTATCCATTTTTCATGGTACAGCTTACAGAAAAAGAGACGCTGAAGATTGGTTTTGATACAGGCATGAGCGATTTCCTAAGGCTAACAGCAGCTCATGCGAAACGCTTGGAAAAGGATGGCATCATCGAAAAAATCTCCAGCGGATATGGCATTAATCGTATGAGTCTATTAGGTTTAGCCGTGCCGGATAGTTTATTCCGGATGAAAGTTTCGAGGCTAGGGATAGCCGGATGTAACTTCACGAATATAATTGCCGAAACAGGTAATGGCAGGAATACAAGAGTAGGTTCAAAACTATTGGACTACGGTACCGTAACAATCGATTTTATACATCACTACTTTTATTTTGAACCTACTACAGACCATACCGACAGGAGTGAAAAGCTGCTGCCATTAAGACCAATTATAGCTGATAATAAACTGGTAGCCGGCATGGTATGGGGTACACTCAAAGACGAAGTTAAAACAGGTGACCAGATCATGTCTATCGATGGGGAGCCCTGCGAGACGATGGACTTTTGCGCATGGCTGAATGACAAGGCTGATTGGTTTATGAAAAAACAAACCGCCACCCTTACGATAAAAGAGGCACAGGGAAACTTGAAAAAAATCAGCCTGAGCAGGGAATAA
- a CDS encoding family 43 glycosylhydrolase, with the protein MISNTSFFRLLASGLLLFSLTASYAQSDNYTSVKTFVNPVLPGDHPDPTLIKAGDDFYHCGSSFHFTPYLPVYHSKDLVHWEVISRVVPPSKAAWVGDKPGAGIWQGAITHFYGSWWVYFSSNGQWFCKAPSPEGPWSDPVQVSTNPVTGSLGYDNSIFVDDEGTPYMVIKNGQKVNRLQRLGRDGQLTDTVINLDWINAHLQYSWAEGPVMCKRNGYYYYFPAGDVSGGQYVLRASTLTADSAKWERLGNFFKPTTDTALAFKIPNHIAAPLQLADGSWWTLGQSYERTDTDDWSGMGRQTSLYPVIWEGDRPWGIAPTSKPLQMPALPKSAIPWRSVTSDYFNTTQLPFCWHFLNRKAAAAYSLTNVRGWLQLTPDSSDAHILQKETDHYYTAITRVAPQTGAGAAKAGIFLTNGNQHVTAKLSYNGDDRNITLQFDTAVRTVPNPYGDTLWLKLERNLHELTGWYSADGKQWFRVGVPVNVAALDKVQPDFNSWVGTSLGLFASGRPAAFDCFIYKDAFSALPAAGSSNYFGVKRNVVGASKSITPDSENGGWCMIAGVDFGNGERVAKSIELQAAAQKQGPVEVWLDDIGSGQLLATVQVPATGSFKPIKANIKKVTGQHDVFIRFPKGKQQISLHNIRFL; encoded by the coding sequence ATGATTAGTAATACCTCTTTTTTCCGACTGTTGGCATCCGGTCTGTTGTTGTTCAGCCTCACCGCATCGTATGCGCAGTCGGATAACTATACAAGTGTAAAGACCTTCGTAAATCCCGTGCTGCCAGGCGATCATCCCGATCCTACCTTAATAAAGGCTGGAGATGATTTTTATCACTGCGGGTCTTCTTTCCATTTCACTCCATATCTGCCTGTATATCACTCAAAAGACCTTGTGCACTGGGAAGTTATCAGCAGAGTAGTGCCGCCATCAAAGGCAGCCTGGGTGGGAGACAAGCCCGGTGCCGGTATATGGCAGGGCGCCATTACCCACTTTTATGGTTCCTGGTGGGTTTATTTCTCTTCCAATGGCCAGTGGTTTTGCAAGGCGCCATCCCCTGAAGGGCCATGGTCCGACCCGGTGCAGGTGAGTACAAACCCCGTTACCGGCTCATTGGGCTACGACAATTCTATTTTTGTGGACGATGAAGGAACTCCGTATATGGTCATCAAAAATGGCCAGAAAGTTAATCGTTTACAGCGCCTGGGCCGCGATGGGCAATTAACGGATACTGTTATCAATTTAGACTGGATTAACGCCCACCTACAATACAGCTGGGCAGAAGGTCCTGTCATGTGCAAACGAAACGGTTATTACTATTATTTCCCGGCGGGAGACGTCTCCGGCGGACAATATGTACTCAGGGCCTCCACACTGACGGCTGATTCTGCCAAATGGGAGCGCCTGGGCAACTTCTTCAAACCAACAACAGATACTGCGCTGGCCTTTAAAATACCGAATCATATTGCCGCACCGCTGCAACTCGCGGATGGCTCCTGGTGGACACTTGGCCAGAGCTATGAACGAACCGACACCGACGACTGGTCTGGCATGGGAAGGCAAACATCTTTATATCCCGTCATCTGGGAAGGAGACCGCCCATGGGGTATCGCACCTACCAGCAAACCCCTGCAAATGCCCGCTCTTCCAAAGTCAGCGATACCTTGGAGAAGTGTTACATCTGATTATTTTAACACAACACAACTGCCGTTCTGCTGGCATTTCCTTAACAGGAAAGCGGCGGCAGCATATAGTCTTACCAATGTGAGGGGATGGTTACAACTAACGCCGGATTCCTCAGATGCACATATCCTACAAAAAGAAACTGACCATTACTATACAGCCATTACCCGCGTGGCGCCGCAAACTGGTGCCGGGGCTGCAAAGGCGGGCATCTTCCTTACCAATGGAAATCAGCATGTAACGGCTAAACTTAGCTATAATGGCGATGATAGAAATATAACCCTTCAGTTTGATACCGCCGTAAGAACGGTACCTAACCCGTACGGTGATACGCTGTGGCTCAAACTGGAAAGAAATCTCCACGAGCTCACCGGATGGTACAGCGCCGACGGTAAACAATGGTTCCGTGTAGGGGTGCCCGTTAATGTAGCTGCACTGGATAAAGTACAGCCCGACTTTAACTCCTGGGTAGGGACCAGCCTGGGCTTATTTGCCTCCGGCAGGCCGGCGGCTTTTGATTGCTTTATATACAAAGACGCCTTCTCTGCATTGCCCGCCGCTGGGAGTTCCAACTATTTTGGTGTGAAAAGAAATGTAGTTGGAGCAAGCAAATCCATTACACCCGATAGCGAAAATGGCGGCTGGTGCATGATTGCAGGAGTTGATTTCGGGAATGGAGAAAGAGTGGCCAAGAGTATTGAGTTACAGGCGGCTGCACAAAAGCAGGGACCTGTAGAGGTATGGCTGGATGATATCGGCAGCGGACAATTGCTGGCTACTGTCCAGGTGCCGGCTACCGGCAGCTTCAAACCGATAAAAGCCAATATAAAGAAAGTAACAGGACAGCATGACGTGTTCATACGTTTTCCGAAAGGTAAACAACAGATCAGTCTGCATAATATTCGGTTTTTATAA
- a CDS encoding endo-1,4-beta-xylanase, whose amino-acid sequence MKNIISGTFLLATSLMLASFKPSADSLPAKQPNPIIYADVPDMSVIRNNNAYYMSSTTMHMFPGVPIMKSNDLVNWKIVSYACNVPENADELMLLNGKNAYGKGSWASSLRYYKGTYYVSTFSGTTGRTYIYSTKDIEKGPWKAVSFKPMLHDHSLFFDDNGHAYMIYGSGKIMLAELNDDLSGIRPGTEPRMIIANASSPAGDKIGLPAEGSQLFKYKGKYYLFNICWPKDGMRTVVIHRADKITGPYEGRLGLQDRGIAQGGLISTPAGQWYAYLFRDNGAVGRIPYLTTVTWDDGWPVLGTGGKVPDSLTLPVSKGYDPGIVCSDDFSRGKGDPALPLVWQWDHNPDNNNWSLSRRPGYLRITTGRTDADILQARNTLTQRTFGPFSSASTGIDVSGMKDGDNAGLLLLQKNYGWVGVKDSAGSKYVVMVNAGNGSPVESEGLPLHQNRVYLTAAADFRNGNDKAYFYYSLDSISWKPIGNALQMSYTLPHFMGYRFALFNYATKTSGGYADFDFFHIGDKPVDAGMPNADKGLHDFYKDYFPIGVAVTPWALKGPEADLIVQQFNSLTPENAMKMSAIHPLENVYHFRDADYIVEFAVHHGMKVRGHTLCWHNQAPDWLFKNEKGDTVSKEILLQRLKAHIATVVSRYKGKVYAWDVVNEVISDKPDEFYRNSAWYRICGPEFIEMAFRWAHEADPDALLFYNDYNEISAVKRAKIIRMINELKEHGVPVQAVGLQAHWAVNEPSAAQLEATLHDFSTLKMPLQITEMDISVYKKEHESRAAKAGDTLMAFTPEKEQAQLTQYKMCFDIFRKFKGILTGVTFWNVSDRYTWLDNFPVRGRKDYPLLFDQQLKPKKAYWQVVNF is encoded by the coding sequence ATGAAAAATATTATCTCCGGAACCTTTTTGCTCGCCACCAGCTTGATGTTGGCGTCGTTCAAGCCATCGGCAGATTCACTGCCGGCCAAACAGCCCAACCCGATCATTTATGCGGATGTTCCTGATATGTCTGTTATCCGGAACAACAACGCCTATTACATGAGCAGTACTACCATGCATATGTTTCCCGGTGTTCCCATTATGAAATCCAATGACCTTGTGAACTGGAAGATTGTCAGCTATGCCTGCAATGTGCCGGAAAATGCGGATGAGCTGATGCTGCTCAATGGCAAAAATGCCTATGGTAAAGGTTCCTGGGCCAGCAGCTTACGTTATTATAAAGGCACCTACTATGTAAGTACTTTTTCAGGAACCACCGGAAGAACCTATATCTATAGTACAAAAGATATAGAGAAGGGCCCCTGGAAAGCTGTCTCGTTCAAACCGATGCTGCATGACCACTCCTTATTTTTTGATGATAACGGCCATGCCTATATGATTTATGGAAGTGGAAAAATAATGCTGGCAGAACTAAACGATGACCTGTCAGGGATCAGGCCAGGTACGGAACCCCGCATGATCATTGCGAATGCCAGCAGTCCTGCCGGCGATAAGATAGGATTGCCTGCTGAAGGGTCGCAACTCTTTAAATATAAAGGGAAGTATTACCTGTTTAATATCTGCTGGCCTAAAGACGGTATGCGTACGGTGGTGATCCATCGTGCGGATAAAATCACCGGCCCGTATGAAGGACGTTTGGGGCTGCAGGATAGGGGCATAGCGCAGGGTGGTCTTATCAGTACACCTGCAGGTCAATGGTATGCCTATCTGTTCCGCGATAACGGCGCCGTTGGACGTATCCCTTACCTCACCACGGTAACCTGGGATGATGGATGGCCAGTGCTGGGAACAGGAGGTAAAGTGCCCGACAGTCTTACATTGCCAGTAAGTAAAGGATATGATCCGGGAATTGTTTGCTCAGATGATTTTTCGCGCGGCAAGGGCGACCCTGCCTTGCCATTGGTATGGCAGTGGGATCATAATCCCGACAATAACAACTGGTCTTTATCCCGCAGGCCGGGATACCTGCGCATTACCACCGGCAGAACCGACGCAGATATATTACAGGCACGGAATACACTGACGCAACGGACTTTCGGCCCTTTCTCCTCCGCCAGTACAGGCATCGACGTTAGTGGCATGAAGGACGGCGATAATGCCGGGCTGCTGCTCCTGCAGAAAAATTATGGTTGGGTAGGCGTGAAGGATTCAGCCGGATCGAAATACGTGGTGATGGTGAATGCCGGCAATGGCAGCCCGGTAGAATCAGAAGGGCTGCCCCTGCATCAAAACCGCGTGTACCTCACAGCAGCGGCTGATTTCAGGAATGGAAACGATAAAGCTTATTTCTATTACAGCCTTGACAGTATATCCTGGAAGCCCATCGGGAATGCTTTACAGATGTCGTATACATTGCCGCATTTCATGGGGTATCGGTTTGCCTTGTTTAATTATGCCACTAAAACAAGTGGCGGCTATGCAGACTTCGACTTCTTTCATATAGGTGATAAACCGGTGGATGCCGGAATGCCTAATGCGGATAAAGGTTTGCACGATTTCTATAAGGATTATTTTCCAATAGGCGTTGCCGTTACTCCCTGGGCACTCAAAGGACCGGAGGCTGATTTGATAGTACAGCAGTTTAATAGCCTGACACCGGAAAATGCCATGAAAATGAGTGCTATTCATCCACTGGAAAACGTATACCATTTCAGGGATGCTGATTACATCGTTGAATTTGCCGTACATCATGGAATGAAAGTAAGGGGGCATACCCTGTGCTGGCATAATCAGGCGCCAGACTGGCTGTTTAAGAATGAGAAGGGGGATACGGTGTCAAAGGAAATATTGTTGCAAAGACTGAAAGCACACATTGCCACGGTAGTTTCCAGGTACAAGGGCAAAGTATATGCATGGGACGTTGTCAATGAAGTGATCAGCGATAAACCGGATGAATTCTACCGTAACTCGGCATGGTACCGCATCTGTGGGCCTGAATTCATTGAAATGGCCTTCCGTTGGGCACATGAGGCGGACCCAGATGCGCTGCTTTTCTATAATGATTATAATGAGATCAGCGCCGTAAAGCGGGCAAAGATTATTCGTATGATCAACGAGCTGAAAGAGCATGGCGTGCCGGTGCAGGCAGTTGGCCTACAGGCGCACTGGGCTGTTAATGAACCATCCGCAGCGCAGCTGGAAGCGACATTGCATGATTTTTCTACATTAAAAATGCCATTACAGATAACAGAAATGGATATCTCTGTATACAAAAAAGAGCATGAATCCAGGGCCGCTAAAGCTGGAGATACCCTGATGGCCTTTACGCCGGAAAAAGAACAGGCACAATTAACGCAGTATAAAATGTGCTTTGATATTTTCAGGAAATTTAAAGGCATCCTCACAGGCGTTACTTTCTGGAATGTATCAGACAGATATACCTGGCTGGATAATTTTCCGGTGAGAGGGAGAAAAGACTATCCACTTTTGTTTGACCAGCAACTGAAGCCTAAGAAAGCTTACTGGCAGGTCGTGAATTTTTAA
- a CDS encoding RNA polymerase sigma-70 factor, with product MQQENTIKDLQLRIALYEDMRAYNSLYLLLFDGLHRFAFSIVKSREVAEEVVSDTFIKLWQKRKEILEVDNLKVYLFVMTKNFSLNHYARMNKMLHVRLEDLAVEEVIEFNNPEHMLISNEIINRIHAAIRQLPPQCRLIFQLVKEDGMKYKEVASVLGLSVLTVRNQLAIAIKKVTAALPPQYMALLQFHDRFSPS from the coding sequence ATGCAGCAAGAGAATACTATCAAAGATTTGCAGTTGCGTATAGCTTTATACGAAGATATGAGAGCATATAATTCGCTGTACCTGTTGCTGTTCGATGGCCTCCATCGCTTTGCTTTTTCTATTGTGAAATCCCGGGAGGTAGCGGAGGAAGTAGTTTCAGATACTTTCATCAAATTATGGCAGAAAAGAAAGGAAATCCTTGAGGTGGATAACCTCAAGGTTTACCTGTTTGTAATGACTAAGAATTTTTCCCTGAACCATTATGCCAGAATGAATAAAATGCTGCATGTACGGCTGGAAGACCTGGCTGTGGAAGAAGTGATTGAATTCAATAACCCGGAACATATGCTTATTTCCAATGAAATTATTAACAGGATACATGCTGCGATACGACAATTGCCACCACAATGCCGCCTTATTTTTCAACTGGTAAAGGAAGACGGGATGAAATATAAAGAAGTGGCCTCCGTGCTGGGATTGTCCGTGCTGACGGTCCGTAATCAGCTGGCGATTGCCATTAAAAAGGTAACAGCGGCATTGCCGCCGCAATACATGGCGCTATTGCAGTTTCATGACCGGTTTTCTCCATCCTGA